TCCGCGGTTTGTGAAATACCTTTTACCCGCCTCGAAGAGTTGAGCGCCCAGGTTCCAAACCTGCAGAGACGTTTTTTTCAGCTCATGAGCAAGGAAATTACGCACGAACAACAACTCATTACCCTGCTGAGCAAAAACAGCGCCGACGAGCGTATCGCTTCATTGCTGCTAAGTATTTCCACTCGAAATCACAATCGTGGCCTCTCCGCTAAAGAATTTTATCTGCCCATGTCGCGCTCAGATATCGGCAACTATCTCGGCTTAACTATTGAAACTGTAAGCCGCGTGCTGAGCCGCTTGCACAAGCAAGGCGTGATCACTCTCGACAAGAAGCACGTAATCATTTCCGATATAGACGCGCTTAAAAACATTGCGTCGGTACCCATCGAATAAACCATGACAGCGCAAAACAAGCTGAGCCTCGTTATCGCAATGATAGACGAGGCAAACGCCATGGACCCAAACCAGGAAACCTGTGCGCAATCTGGGCAGACGATTGCCAAAGAGCTGCTCTATAGCCAGAGAATGACTCAAGAGCTGGCTGAATTTGCCCCAAACGCCGGCGAACACCTGCAAATTGCCGCACGCGCGCAGCACATAGAACGCTGGAAATCGCCACGCAGCGACTACCCGGAGGGGCGCACAGGCTATAAAAAATGGCGAGCAGAACTCGGTTTGTACCATGCAAACCGAGCGGCGGAATTGATGGCGCATGCCGGTTACGAACAGCAGGACTGCAAGCGCGTGAAGTTTTTGGTGCAAAAACGGCAAATGCGTCAAGATGCAGAAACCCAAACTCTTGAAGATGTTATTTGTTTGGTATTTTTGCGCCACTACCTCACTGATTTCGCGAACAAACACGCAGAAGACAAACTGATCGACATTATTCAGAAAACCTGGAAAAAAATGTCCGACAACGGCCATGCTGCCGCACTCAAATTACCCTTTTCAGAAGACCTTTCGCACTTGGTGAGTAAAGCACTGAGTTGATCCCATGCCGTTATTTTCTATTATCAAACACTTTCACGTGTGGTTTGCGCTGCTGACATTCGCCAGCTTGACTATGCGATTTTTATGGTTACAAAGCGGCTCTCGCATGCTTCGCCACCCCGCGGTCCGGGTTTTACCCCACATCAACGATACAGGCTTACTGCTTACTGGCGTAATTTTAGCGGTGTACCTCGGCTACACTCCGTTCACCGCTCCGTGGTTTGCTCTGAAACTGGCGCTAATAGTGGTATATATCGCTCTGGGCTTTGTACTGTTCAAAGCGAAACTCAGTCGTTTATACAGATTTATTATCTACTTTTGTTGTTTTATTACCTACTCCGCAATCATTCTTACCGTTCTCACTAAACCACACTAATCTACTAGCCTGGCAAATCTTTATAGCACATTCATCTAATACTTTTGTGGAAATGGCGCATGCATCCACAGAAATTTAAAAAATACGCTGAATAGACAAGGAACTACATCACATAGGGTTGACAATGGCGTATGGTGCCTTTTTAATTAGTTGGAAGATTGCACAACTCTCCTAATAACTTCTAATTACAAAGGGTCTCCGGTCATGAAAAAACTAGTGGCAATGTTATCTCTCCTGGCACTCGTGCTGGGATCACCTGCCCAGGGATGTGACGAGCAGTGCAAAAAGGAAAACGCAGAGCGTACTACCGGCGAGAAATTCCACAGCTATCTGAGTTGGAAGTTTTGTGAAGATACACGCATGGATTTTATTACGTCGTCCATGAGAAGTCTCGACACCTATCGTTCCAAGCATTTCGATACGCGCTACAAAGGTGGTATGCGAAACATTAAAAATTACGTTGAACAGCGCAAAGAATGGCTTATTGAGTGCGACAACTACCTGCAACTCACTAAAAAAGAGCGGGTTTTCGACGACGAAAAAACAACCAAGGCCATTTTTAAAGCGATGGATGATGTTACCCATGAGCTGGACGATCTGATTGCGGGTGTCACTTACTCGTCTTCTCTGGGCCAGGACTCGGCGGAAGTCATCAACGAAAAATTTGACGTTTTACTGAAACGTGTTGACGACCACAAGACGCTTATGCACCTGAAAGGTCGCTACGTAACACGCTAGCTTTAAACTAAATGCAAAAAGGCGCCTTTAGTTAGGCGCCCTTATCTTTGGTTATCGCTACTTTCTTGAGTTGCTGTCGCTCAGGAAACGGCTTCGTCGTACTTGTTTGCCGCTTGAATACTGGCTTTTGCAGCATTTTTGATGGCTTTCATACCACAGCGAATCAATCTAGCTTGCTCAACAGCAGACAGATCATTGGGAAAATGGCTTGGCGACACGCCAAGCGGCTGCATTGGGCTCCCTTCTATCGAAATTCTGAAACCCGATGTGTGATACGCGGACATGCTTTCCAAGTCCACGTTCCATGCTTCAAAATCCATTTAAGTTTCCTCGAATCTTCGTGATATTGTTTTACCCAGCTCCAGCAGGGAAGCGTATTCTAACAAAATCTAACCAAAAACAATCGTACTCAAGGTTTCGGCAAAAATGTGCCGTAAGACCTTGATCCATCGACGCTGGGATACTTATTTGGCACCTTAGAGAACGCGAACTTTAACGAAAATTGGCGCCATAATCCAGTGGCAATTTAAAATGAAAAGACCTACGTCTTATTCCCATTCGATAGTAGCCGGTGGTTTGCTGGAAATGTCGTATGCAACTCGGGAAACGCCCGAAATTTCATTGATAATTCGATTAGAAACTTTCTCGAGTAATTCGTAGGGCAAGTGCGCCCAACGCGCCGTCATGAAGTCTACGGTTTCCACCGCACGCAGGCTAATTACCCATTCGTAACGTCGCGCATCCCCTACTACGCCGACAGATTTTACTGGCAGGAACACAGCAAATGCTTGGCTGGTTTTGTGGTACCACCCAGATTCACGGAGCTCGTGTATAAAAATGGCATCGGCTTCCCTTAAAATGTCAGCGTAAGATTTTTTCACCTCACCCAAAATTCGTACACCAAGCCCAGGGCCCGGGAACGGATGCCGATACACCATATCGTAGGGTAGGCCCAGTTCGAGGCCAATCTTGCGGACTTCGTCTTTAAACAACTCGCGCAGTGGCTCTACCAGTTCGAATTGCATATCCTCCGGCAAGCCACCAACATTATGGTGGGACTTAATAACATGTGCTTTACCGGTTTTTGCGGCTGCAGATTCGATGACATCGGGGTAGATAGTGCCCTGCGCCAGCCAGCGGACATCCTGCAGCTTGGTGGCTTCGTCATCAAATACATCGATAAAGGTGTTACCGATGATTTTGCGTTTCTGCTCGGGGTCTGCAACACCGTCCAGTTTCGACAAGAACAAATGCTCCGCATCCGCCCGAATAACCTTAACGCCCATATTTTTAGCGAACATATCCATGACTTGATCGCCCTCGTCTTTGCGCAGCAAGCCATTGTCCACGAACACACAAGCAAGCTGATCACCAATAGCCTTGTGCAGCAAAGCAGCGACAACAGAAGAGTCAACCCCGCCAGAGAGGCCTAGCAGAACCTTGTCGTTCCCGACCTTCGTCTGTACGCGCTGAATTGCGTCCTCGACAATGTTTGCCGCTGTCCACAGAGGGTCACAACCAGCGATTTCCAGCACAAAATGTTCAAATATGCGCTTGCCCTGGAGTGTGTGAGTAACCTCAGGGTGAAATTGCACACCGTAGAAATGTTTTTCCTCCCAAACCATACCGGCTATGGGGCAGGAGGCAGTCGACGCCATGAGCTCAAACGCATCTGGCATAGCGATAACTTTATCACCATGGCTCATCCAAACATCAAGCAGCGCAGCGCCATCGCTATCGACATGATCTTTAATATCTCGGCATAGCGCACTGTAGGCTTCAAGCTTAACCTGGGCATAGCCAAACTCTCGCACGTTTGAAGGTTCCACCTTTCCACCCAGTTGCTCCGCCATGGTCTGCATGCCATAACAGATGCCCAATACAGGAATCCCCAACTCAAACACCACCTGCGGAGCGCGTGGAGAAGCGCCTTCCGCTACCGATTCCGGACCACCCGACAGTATGATGGCCTTTGGATTGAATTCGCGAATCTCCTTCTCAGCCATATCAAAGGCTCTTATTTCGGAATAAACACCAACTTCCCGCACTCGGCGTGCAATCAATTGAGTGTACTGCGAGCCAAAATCGAGAATGAGAATGCGCTGGGAATGAATATCCTGAGTCATGGCGGTGTATCCACAAATGGTATTAAAGAACAGAGCCCGAGGGTCGGGCTCTTTGATAAGCAGTTTTTAGCGGCCGGAAACCGGGTAGTTGGGCGCTTCTTTGGTGATGCTCACATCATGCACGTGGCTTTCTCCCATACCTGCAGAGGTAACCCGCACAAATTGCGGTTTGGTGCGCATGGTTTCCACATCTACTGAGCCGGTGTAGCCCATAGCCGCCCTGACACCACCCATAAGTTGGTGAACGATCGCGCTCAAAGGGCCTTTGTAAGGCACCCGTCCTTCAATGCCCTCTGGCACCAATTTCTCCATACCCTGGCTGGAATCCTGGAAATAGCGATCGGAGGAGCCCTGGGTTTTTGACATAGCGCCCAAAGAACCCATGCCTCGATAAGATTTATAGGTACGCCCCTGATAGAGTTCGACTTCACCAGGCGCTTCTTCAGTACCAGCAAACATAGAACCCATCATTATTGCGTGCGCACCTGCGACCAGTGCTTTTGAAATATCGCCGGAAAACCGTATACCACCGTCTGCGATAACCGGAATATTTTTACCTTGCAGCGCTTCAACCACGTTCGCAATAGCGGAAATTTGGGGAACCCCAACGCCGGTTACAATGCGTGTGGTACATATTGAACCAGGACCTATACCCACTTTGACGGCATCTGCCCCCGCATCAACCAGCGCCAGCGCGGCATCGGCGGTGGCGATATTGCCGCCAATCACATCGACGTGAGGATATTTCTGTTTAATGCGGGACACGCGATCCAACACGTTTTTAGAGTGGCCATGCGCAGTATCCACCACAAGCACATCAACACCAGCTTCAACTAGCGCTGCAACTCGGTCATCGGTATCGGGGCTGGTACCAACGGAGGCACCTACCCGCAAGCTGCCATCGCGATCTTTACAGGCATTGGGAAAGGTCTCTGCCTTATTCATATCTTTAACAGTGATGAGACCGCGTAACTCGAAGTTGTCGTTAACCACCAGTACTTTTTCGATTCGGTGTTTGTGCAGGAGTGCTTTAACTTCGGTGTGATCCGCGCCCTCTTTCACGGTTACCAGTTTTTCTTTGGGCGTCATAATACTGGCGACGGATGCGGCGAGATTGGACTCAAAACGCACATCACGTCCGGTGACAATCCCCACCAGATTGCCATTTTCCAGTACTGGAACGCCGGAGATTTTGTTTTTACGGGTTAGCGCAATCAGCTCGTTGATGGTGGCTGAAGCCTCAATAGTTATCGGGTCTTTAACAACACCTGCCTCGAATTTTTTAACCGCACGTACTTCTTTCGCCTGCTGTTTTATACTCATGCTCTTGTGGATGATGCCGATACCACCCTCTTCCGCCAGTGCAATCGCCAGAGCGGCCTCTGTGACGGTATCCATCGCAGCGGAAACCAGAGGAATATTGAGCGCAATGTTGCGCGTAAGTTGGGTTTTCAGACTAACGTCTTTGGCGGTAACTGCGGAATAACCGGGAACTAACAGTACATCGTCGAATGTAAGAGCTTCCTGAGCGATCCTTAACATAGAAACAACAACCTCAAGGGATAGTAGAAGAGCCTCTCTGGGAACGGTGTATGCCGCGGTGGCACCGAACTGAGGAGGCCCTGAAATAAACCGGGCATTATAGAGTTTAGACTCAACCCGGTAAACAATTGATTTAGAAACAATTTATTCCCCGGCGAAGGTTTACAGCGAAGGCGCTGAAAGTAACAATGATGCACTCAATTTTAAAATTCAAAACGCTATGAGCGATCTCTTCGACACGCCCGCCCCGCCGCCCGTTCCCACTAGCCGACAGGTAATCTCGGTAAGCGAACTCAACCGCCGAGCGAAATCCCTGCTGGAACTGCATCTGCCTCTATTGTGGGTTGAGGGTGAATTATCCAACTTTAGCAGACCCTCGTCGGGGCATTGGTATTTCACGCTCAAAGACGATAGCGCACAAGTTCGTTGCGCGATGTTTCGCAGCCGCAACGCCACCTTAAAGATTTCACCGAAAGTTGGCGACAAAGTCATCGTGCGGGCGAAAACCAGCTTGTATGAGGGCCGCGGCGATTACCAACTGATCGTTGAGCACATGGAAGACGCCGGTTTTGGTCTGCTGCAAAAACGCTACGAAGCCCTTAAAGATCTGCTAAATCAACAGGGGTTGTTCAGTGCTGAACATAAAAAATCCTTGCCCAATCTCGCGCAACACATCGCAATCATCACATCGCCGACCGGTGCCGCGATTCGTGATGTGGTTGCTGTAATGCAGCGCCGCTTTCCCGCAACACGGTTATCCATCCTGCCCGTCGCGGTGCAGGGCGAGGGAGCAGCCGATCAAATGATCGAAGCCGTAAAATGGGCAAATACCGCGCAGCGCTTTGATGTGATATTACTGTGTCGCGGCGGCGGTTCGATCGAAGATTTGTGGGCCTACAACAATGAGGCGCTGGCGCATTGCATTTTTGAATCCCAACTGCCCGTTGTGAGCGCTGTAGGTCATGAAATTGATTTTACAATCGCCGACTTCGTCGCCGATGTTCGCGCACCAACGCCTTCTGCTGCAGCGGAACTTCTCAGCCCAGATCAATCCGAACTCGCGCAAACACTGCTCCAACACGAACGGAGTTTGGCCAGAAACATACGCGCAATCTTAAACCATGCAAAGCAGCATCTTTCCGGTGCACAACGGCTGCTGCGCCATCCCGGGCAGCAAATTCAAAACTGGTCGCAACGGCTTGATCAACTGGAACTGCGATTACTACAAACTTGCCACCAAACACTCACTGATCACCGAAAAAACCTGAGTACCTTGCAAAAACGTCTCAGCACTCAAAAACCGGCCGCCGAAATCGCGAGAAATCAACTGTTAACCACAGAGCTTACACTGCGCCTGCAAAAAGCCCTGAGCAAATCCTTGAAAGATAAACGGATGGCGATAGACAAAGCTTCCGGAATGCTCAATTTGGTGAGCCCATTAAATACGCTGGAGCGGGGTTATTCGATAACACGAAAACAAAACGGTGAAGTTGTTCGAAATACAGAGCAGGTCGCAAGCGGTGACATCTTGCAAGTGATGTTGCATCATGGTGAATTACAGGTAACCACCGTCAACCCCAAAAAAAATTAAGGGCACGCTACAAACGGATCCATTTTTATGCCCGTCCTTAAATCGGTTAAATCAACAACTTAGAACAGCACGTAAAGCCCCTAGCCACTAAGCGCTAATAAATAATCGGATGCCCCTAGCACCGCATCCCTAAAATTTTCGCTGCGCCAATTTGTTTGCAATAATTCGCCATGCTCCAACACATCGAATAGGGTTGCCGGGCATTTACGGGTCACATTTAAGACATTAATTCCAGCTGCAAACCTTTCTACAGGAAAACCCTGTATTTGTTCTACGAATTCAGGAGCTCGCTCCTCACATACCCGCAATAAGCCCTCACGAATTGTCTGGTTGTAGCCGATTTGTCGCATTCCTCCAATGCAGGCCAAGCCTTCAACAAACATTAATTGTACAAAAACCAAAAACAAACCTGGCAACAAATCGCCCTCTTGCAGCGCGTTATAGAGTACCTGTGGTTGTAATTCAAATTCTGCATTTGGATTCGATAAACAATTGTGTTCCAGTTTTAACAACGGATACATTTTTCCAGACTTCTGTTGCCAGAAGAACAGCGTCCCGGAATTATTTCGGGAGTCCCAACATCCCCCCACCCCGTCAAGAACGTCTAAAACCGCAGCGCGAAATTCCGTATCAAAAAGTATTTTATAAATTATCGAACTTTGATCTGTAATGGATTTCTTTAACAAGGGTAGGAAAAAATCGCTCACATTAATGTAGTGCAATGCAGTTTTTGGAAAAAGTTTTTGCCAGGCGAGCTGATTGACCAAGGAACATTGCCGTCTATAACTGGTTTGGCCCAACACTCTTGAATCCAAATAAAATGTTTCCAGAAAATCAACACCACGTCGTTTGGTATTTTCGCTTACAGCCCCGCTTCGGCTCGATTTATTAAGATCATCAATGAGATTACGCACCATAGCTGCGTCGAAGGGGTTCGTATGCGACACCAATTGTTTACGCGTTTTTTTGCTGAAAAGATGATAAGTAACAAGTTTGTCTTTTTCAGGTAAAAGAATTCCTCTGGGGTGAAACATATTGTCCATTGGAACCCAATCAGTCGCCAATACAGGTAAACATTTTGGAGGGTGATTTCCAGCCATCGCCAGCAGCAGCGTTTGCAAAGCAATTGGGTGAAAAATCGGCGCCGTATGGTGTACTGTTAAAACTACCGGGTTTAACCGGAGTTGCTCTGCTATACCAGTATCCATTTCCGCTTGCACACTGGCAATCTGCTCAATGTCCAATAAGGTGTCATTCGAGGGCTGTTGTTGAAAACTCTTCGAAAATGGTTGCCATATCGCATCGGAATAGCCCGCAATAGTCACTCCCTGCCATTCCTGTAAATGTCTTGCCAATGCGGGGTTCAGTGTTTGTAAACGTGTTAAAAGCTGCATCCAATCCATGTCGCATTTCCTGTATGCTGTGTGTGAATCAAGCGCAGGCTTCAATTTCTACCTTTCCAGAAAACCAGGTTAAAGCTCTTCCAGTGATTCGTACCGTATTTCGGTCAACCCAGCAGGGTATAGGGCCGCCGCGCTCTGACACCGAATACCCTAGCATTTCCGACTTCTTTAGTTTGTCGCTCCAAAGTGGACCGAGCGCGCCATTGGCCGATCCACAAAAATAATCTTCGTCCACCCCCACCGATGGTGCAAAAACGCGATACACATAGTCACAATCGCGCCCAGGAGCGGTTGCCAGCAATGCTCTTATAGAACTCACCAAGGGAACACTAAAATTGGGCCGCAGTGTCCGCACGCTATCTTCGTGGGCAAACTCAGCGACAACGTCATAAAAACTCCTATAACATTGTAACGGCTTAGCGCCAAGAAACTGAATGACGCAGGGTACATGAGGAATGGGCTTGTTGGGGAAAGCCGGTATCTCCAATTCAAAACCCTGTTCCCGCACAATCACTTTCACATCCATAGGCCCGAGGTGAAACAAAATAGTTTCGTCTTTGTGGCGTAGAAACTCGTGAACCACGTGCGATGCGGCAACAGTACCGTGGCCACAAATCTCCACCTGATTTTTTGGACCGAAATGGCGCAATTCGTAGCTGCCGTCTTCTACAGGAACAACAAAAGAAGTGATCGGCTGATTGAGCTCCCTGGCAATCCGTTGCAAATGCTCCCCAGGCAGGAGTTTTTTTAATATGCATACCGCCGCCGGATTACCTGTAAATGGTTGGCTGGCAAATGCTTTAACAATAAATAAATTTTCGCTGCGACCCATGCAAATCTCACAAAATCTTACCGACTTTTTCAAGATGATTTGATTCCCTGGCGGCCCCGACCTCGTAAAGAAATTTGAATGTGCTTCTTAGTCACCGATATTATTAAATGTAGTTGCTTGGATCTTTTTTGCACAACAATAGTGTAGATTTTTGCAATAGCTCGCAATTTCTCACAGGACTACTGACTAATAGGCCAAAACAATTTGCGCCAAAACAAATCCGCTACCATTGCCCCATTAATGCTGTTGCAGCATATTGCTATGGCGCGGCGCGGGGATTAGACTTGTCGCCCCTGTTAATAAATCTCGTCGGGGTGCCTGATTAATGATTCAACAGGCTGAGAACATACCCGTACGACCTGATCAGGTTTGAACCTGCGTAGGCAACGACTATGAGCACATCCCAAACAGTACATCCCTCTTCGTTTGTTTTTCCTCAAAAACCATTGAAAATCGCCATTGCCGGAGGCGGCCTACTCGGGCGACTTCTAAGCTGGCGCCTGGCAAAACAGGGACACGCGATTACTTTGTTCGAAGCGGGCAGTTTTTCGCAGCCTGCCGCTGCGGCCTTTACCGCAGCAGGTATGATTTCCCCCTTTAATGAAGTGGCAGTGTCTAAGCGATTAATCTACGAAATTGGAATTCACTCAATTAAATTGTGGGAAAACTGGCTGTTAGATTTACCACCCGCGTTGCAAGCCAGCTATGCCCGAAAGGGTTCTCTGGTTGTGGCACACCCGCAGGACGAAAGCGAATTACACCAGCTGCAGCAAGAGTTGAATTTTCATCTAGGCTCAGACAATTCCGCACAATGGGTCGACAATTCCGAAATTGTAAATCTCGAAAAAGATTTGGCGCAGTTTCAGCGGGGCCTCTACCTGCCGATGGAAGCTCATCTCGATAATGTGATTTTTATGAACGGCTTACTGGAATTACTACCAGGGCTCGGCTGCGAACTTTACGAGAATACACCGGTTAACCTGCGTGAGAAACCCAGTGCTGGAGATAAACCACTCACCGCTTATGATCTCATTTTCGATGTACGAGGTGTAGGTGCGAAAGAAAGCAACCCGGAAGTGCGAGGTGTTCGCGGAGAAGTGCTTTGGGTGGAAACACAAGAGGTTGTTTTGAGCCGGCCCGTGCGTTTAATGCACCCGCGCTACAAACTTTATATCGTGCCGCGCTCGAACAACGGTTATATTTTGGGCGCTACGGAAATCGAAAGCGAAGATATGTCTCCGGTTAGCGTGCATTCCTGCCTTGAACTCAGCAGCGCGCTTTATACGCTCAACCCGGCATTCGCCGAAGCTCGCATCACCAAGCTGGACGTCAATCTGCGCCCCAGCCTTATGGACAATATGCCCCACATTCATTGCACAAGCAGTGGTGATACTCCGCTAATCGCAATCAATGGCTTATACCGTCACGGTTACCTGCTGGCGCCCACACTGGTTGAACAAGCGCTGGCGTTGTTAGAAGATAATGCCCCGAATCTTCCGTTTACCGCACAGGTGGTTAATTCCTGAGGGCAACACATGAATAGCGACGCCGATATTGAGATTAGTCTCAATGGTACGTTTATCCGCATACCCTGTTTGAATCTGGCAGATCTTATCCGCCGCGAAAATCCTGAAGGCAACGCTGTTGCAGCGGCCATAAATGGTGAGTTTGTGCCGCGAAGCCAGCATAACGCCATCG
The DNA window shown above is from Alteromonadaceae bacterium 2753L.S.0a.02 and carries:
- a CDS encoding IMP dehydrogenase; this translates as MLRIAQEALTFDDVLLVPGYSAVTAKDVSLKTQLTRNIALNIPLVSAAMDTVTEAALAIALAEEGGIGIIHKSMSIKQQAKEVRAVKKFEAGVVKDPITIEASATINELIALTRKNKISGVPVLENGNLVGIVTGRDVRFESNLAASVASIMTPKEKLVTVKEGADHTEVKALLHKHRIEKVLVVNDNFELRGLITVKDMNKAETFPNACKDRDGSLRVGASVGTSPDTDDRVAALVEAGVDVLVVDTAHGHSKNVLDRVSRIKQKYPHVDVIGGNIATADAALALVDAGADAVKVGIGPGSICTTRIVTGVGVPQISAIANVVEALQGKNIPVIADGGIRFSGDISKALVAGAHAIMMGSMFAGTEEAPGEVELYQGRTYKSYRGMGSLGAMSKTQGSSDRYFQDSSQGMEKLVPEGIEGRVPYKGPLSAIVHQLMGGVRAAMGYTGSVDVETMRTKPQFVRVTSAGMGESHVHDVSITKEAPNYPVSGR
- a CDS encoding exodeoxyribonuclease VII large subunit, translating into MSDLFDTPAPPPVPTSRQVISVSELNRRAKSLLELHLPLLWVEGELSNFSRPSSGHWYFTLKDDSAQVRCAMFRSRNATLKISPKVGDKVIVRAKTSLYEGRGDYQLIVEHMEDAGFGLLQKRYEALKDLLNQQGLFSAEHKKSLPNLAQHIAIITSPTGAAIRDVVAVMQRRFPATRLSILPVAVQGEGAADQMIEAVKWANTAQRFDVILLCRGGGSIEDLWAYNNEALAHCIFESQLPVVSAVGHEIDFTIADFVADVRAPTPSAAAELLSPDQSELAQTLLQHERSLARNIRAILNHAKQHLSGAQRLLRHPGQQIQNWSQRLDQLELRLLQTCHQTLTDHRKNLSTLQKRLSTQKPAAEIARNQLLTTELTLRLQKALSKSLKDKRMAIDKASGMLNLVSPLNTLERGYSITRKQNGEVVRNTEQVASGDILQVMLHHGELQVTTVNPKKN
- a CDS encoding glycine oxidase → MSTSQTVHPSSFVFPQKPLKIAIAGGGLLGRLLSWRLAKQGHAITLFEAGSFSQPAAAAFTAAGMISPFNEVAVSKRLIYEIGIHSIKLWENWLLDLPPALQASYARKGSLVVAHPQDESELHQLQQELNFHLGSDNSAQWVDNSEIVNLEKDLAQFQRGLYLPMEAHLDNVIFMNGLLELLPGLGCELYENTPVNLREKPSAGDKPLTAYDLIFDVRGVGAKESNPEVRGVRGEVLWVETQEVVLSRPVRLMHPRYKLYIVPRSNNGYILGATEIESEDMSPVSVHSCLELSSALYTLNPAFAEARITKLDVNLRPSLMDNMPHIHCTSSGDTPLIAINGLYRHGYLLAPTLVEQALALLEDNAPNLPFTAQVVNS
- a CDS encoding putative membrane protein SirB2; this encodes MPLFSIIKHFHVWFALLTFASLTMRFLWLQSGSRMLRHPAVRVLPHINDTGLLLTGVILAVYLGYTPFTAPWFALKLALIVVYIALGFVLFKAKLSRLYRFIIYFCCFITYSAIILTVLTKPH
- a CDS encoding uncharacterized protein DUF4202 (manually curated); this translates as MTAQNKLSLVIAMIDEANAMDPNQETCAQSGQTIAKELLYSQRMTQELAEFAPNAGEHLQIAARAQHIERWKSPRSDYPEGRTGYKKWRAELGLYHANRAAELMAHAGYEQQDCKRVKFLVQKRQMRQDAETQTLEDVICLVFLRHYLTDFANKHAEDKLIDIIQKTWKKMSDNGHAAALKLPFSEDLSHLVSKALS
- a CDS encoding GMP synthase (glutamine-hydrolysing), with translation MTQDIHSQRILILDFGSQYTQLIARRVREVGVYSEIRAFDMAEKEIREFNPKAIILSGGPESVAEGASPRAPQVVFELGIPVLGICYGMQTMAEQLGGKVEPSNVREFGYAQVKLEAYSALCRDIKDHVDSDGAALLDVWMSHGDKVIAMPDAFELMASTASCPIAGMVWEEKHFYGVQFHPEVTHTLQGKRIFEHFVLEIAGCDPLWTAANIVEDAIQRVQTKVGNDKVLLGLSGGVDSSVVAALLHKAIGDQLACVFVDNGLLRKDEGDQVMDMFAKNMGVKVIRADAEHLFLSKLDGVADPEQKRKIIGNTFIDVFDDEATKLQDVRWLAQGTIYPDVIESAAAKTGKAHVIKSHHNVGGLPEDMQFELVEPLRELFKDEVRKIGLELGLPYDMVYRHPFPGPGLGVRILGEVKKSYADILREADAIFIHELRESGWYHKTSQAFAVFLPVKSVGVVGDARRYEWVISLRAVETVDFMTARWAHLPYELLEKVSNRIINEISGVSRVAYDISSKPPATIEWE
- a CDS encoding sulfur carrier protein, with protein sequence MNSDADIEISLNGTFIRIPCLNLADLIRRENPEGNAVAAAINGEFVPRSQHNAIDLRDGDLVDLVSPVGGG
- a CDS encoding PhzF family phenazine biosynthesis protein, whose protein sequence is MGRSENLFIVKAFASQPFTGNPAAVCILKKLLPGEHLQRIARELNQPITSFVVPVEDGSYELRHFGPKNQVEICGHGTVAASHVVHEFLRHKDETILFHLGPMDVKVIVREQGFELEIPAFPNKPIPHVPCVIQFLGAKPLQCYRSFYDVVAEFAHEDSVRTLRPNFSVPLVSSIRALLATAPGRDCDYVYRVFAPSVGVDEDYFCGSANGALGPLWSDKLKKSEMLGYSVSERGGPIPCWVDRNTVRITGRALTWFSGKVEIEACA
- a CDS encoding CRP/FNR family transcriptional regulator, which encodes MPPQSIANHQCHQNPHVNCADCRLASICLPISLHLEDINKLDEIIQRGRPVQKSDHVYHAGESFRSVYALRSGAVKTVKVTQDGQEQVTGFYLPGEIIGMDGLASNHHTNSAIALETSAVCEIPFTRLEELSAQVPNLQRRFFQLMSKEITHEQQLITLLSKNSADERIASLLLSISTRNHNRGLSAKEFYLPMSRSDIGNYLGLTIETVSRVLSRLHKQGVITLDKKHVIISDIDALKNIASVPIE